Genomic DNA from Hymenobacter jejuensis:
CACAGAATCTAGGGCAGGTGAACTAAGCAAATGTAAAGCTATGGCGCGGGAAAGGGAAAAATTGCCGCAAATGAGTATTGACCGCCCCTTCTCCCCTAAAGCCAGGCTATTATTCTGCCCTAATATACCTCAGAATAGGCCATTTTCTTATCAACAGCCCCGAAACGCACTGCAAGGATTAGGATTACGTAACGCTCCTGCCCTTCCACGAATACCCACCCCGTAGCCCCAGCAGCCCGACGGCCAGCGCGTAGGGCGCATACGCCACCTGCAACGGCACCAACCACCAGAGCCACCGCCGCCGATTAAAAAACTGTAGCACGGGCTGCATAAACCACGCATCGCTACCCAGCTTGAGCACCCACACCACGGCCACCCACGGCCAAAGCGTGGGGCGGGCTATTGCCAGCACCAAACCCACCAGCAACGCCACATTGGCCAGCAGCACCAACACGGCGAGGTGCTGCGGGGCTGCCGCTTGGTAGTGCTGCCATTTGCTGGCCCACCGTACACGTTGGGCTAAAAATGCCGCCAGCGTTGGGGGCGCGGCTGTCGTCACGATGGCGTTGGAGTTTTTGAGGAACCGAACGCTACCTGGGTAGGCCGCATGTAGCTTGTGCAGCAGAAACTCGTCGTCGCCGCTGGGAACATGCTCGTTGCCCGCAAAACCCTGCACCGCCGCGAAAGCCTCGCGGCGGTAAGCTAAGTTGGCGCCGTTGCACATGGTAGGCGCACCCGCCCCAATGCTGGCAGCACCCACGCCTACTAAGCCCACAAATTCTACCCCGATCAGGCTGTGCCAGCCAGACTCGGGGCCGGTGAGCAGCACCGGGCCACTGACGAAGCGCACTTCCGGGTCGTAGGCCACTACTTCGGCGTAGCTGCGGAGCCAATTCGGGCCCACGCGGCAATCGGCATCGGTACAAATTACCCACGGGGCTTGCGCTGCTTCTAAGCCCGCTTGCAGGGCGGCTTTTTTACCTGTCGGCGTGTTAGGCTGGTCAGCCAAACGAATCAGCCGCAACGTGAGTGGGCTGGCAACGACGGCTTGCAATACGAGTTCCGCCGTAGCGTCAAGGGAATTATCATCAATTACAATCACCTCATAATCAAATACTTGCAAAGATTGCTTAGCTAGATCAGTCAGAAGATTGGGGAGGTTTTCGGCTTCGTTTCGGGCAGCAACGAGTACGGAGAACATTACGCTGTCCGGGCTTGACACTTTGTTAGCCAAGGCTTTATCTCTTTCCGGGAGCGGGGATTGCGGAATGAGATTCCATGCACGCCGAAAGGCCAGCATCTTCGCGGCATACAGCGCCGGAAACACCAACAGGGCTAACGCTACCCAAGTGCTATTCACGAGTTTACGGCTGCTTTTTCAGCTTTGGATTTCTTCTTTCGGAAGACTTTCAGCCGCAATACAAACAGCAAACCCGAGGCGCTGGGCAAGGCAATGTTGATTACCCACAAGCTCAGGCTCGCGCTCAGCACCGGCAAAACCGGCTGCCCCAACAGGCCAAACAAATGCGTAGCCGACAATTCGCGCACGCCCACGTCCGCCAGCGCATTCAATGAAGGCACCAAGGATTTCAGCAAAAACGTGCCTGCAATAGCCGCCAAACCAGGGCCCACGGGCGGCGTGGCACCATACGCCATCAGCAGCAGACCAAACTGTGCGCAAAACACTGCATACCGCAGGCACGAGAGCCCCAGCACAGCATGGATTTCGCGGGCCGAATACGTGGGCATCACGGCCAGAAACCGCCGGAATCGGCGCAACGGCCGCACCAGCGTAAGCGCCGCCAGCAACAAACGACTGCGGTACAAAGGCAGCAATACCGCAGCGTTGAGCAGCAGCGTAGCCGCAACAAGCCCTACTTCCGTGGCCGGATAGCCGATCAGGTAAAACTTGAGCAGAAAGTACAGCAAGCCCACCGAGCCCGCCAGCACCGTAGCCACCAGTTGGCAATAGCGCCCCAAGAAAACCGCTCCTAACGCGTCCAGGCGGCGGCTTTTTAGCTCGATGATGCGGCCGGCGTAATCGCCTACCCTATTGGGAGTTACAAAACCCAGCGTCAGGCCCACGAACACGGCCCTGAAGCTGCGCTTAAATGAAACGGGCTCCAGATGCCGCGCCAAGCGCCACCATTTCCACGCCTCTAAGCCCCAGTTAGCGGGCACCAGGGCCAGCGCCGCCAGCACCGGCACCGTTAGGACGGAGCCGAGCAGGCTGCGCCACGCTTCGGCGGTGGCGGCATCGGTGAATACGGAGCGGTAGAGCAAGCCCAGCGTGAGCAGGGTCACGAGCAATTTGCCCGCTACCACCAGCAGACTGCGCCGTCGGGCTGCTACATCCAAGTTAGTTGCGTAGTTTTGTTAAACATGGCTCTCCCCCCGACTTCCCCTTTGCTCGATAACAAGCTTATTATGGGTGTCGATCCCGGCACTCAGATTATGGGCTACGCCATTATCGAAGTGACCGGTCAGCGGGTTGATGTGTTGCGCTACGACGTTATCAACT
This window encodes:
- a CDS encoding glycosyltransferase, with the protein product MFSVLVAARNEAENLPNLLTDLAKQSLQVFDYEVIVIDDNSLDATAELVLQAVVASPLTLRLIRLADQPNTPTGKKAALQAGLEAAQAPWVICTDADCRVGPNWLRSYAEVVAYDPEVRFVSGPVLLTGPESGWHSLIGVEFVGLVGVGAASIGAGAPTMCNGANLAYRREAFAAVQGFAGNEHVPSGDDEFLLHKLHAAYPGSVRFLKNSNAIVTTAAPPTLAAFLAQRVRWASKWQHYQAAAPQHLAVLVLLANVALLVGLVLAIARPTLWPWVAVVWVLKLGSDAWFMQPVLQFFNRRRWLWWLVPLQVAYAPYALAVGLLGLRGGYSWKGRSVT
- a CDS encoding lysylphosphatidylglycerol synthase domain-containing protein, translated to MDVAARRRSLLVVAGKLLVTLLTLGLLYRSVFTDAATAEAWRSLLGSVLTVPVLAALALVPANWGLEAWKWWRLARHLEPVSFKRSFRAVFVGLTLGFVTPNRVGDYAGRIIELKSRRLDALGAVFLGRYCQLVATVLAGSVGLLYFLLKFYLIGYPATEVGLVAATLLLNAAVLLPLYRSRLLLAALTLVRPLRRFRRFLAVMPTYSAREIHAVLGLSCLRYAVFCAQFGLLLMAYGATPPVGPGLAAIAGTFLLKSLVPSLNALADVGVRELSATHLFGLLGQPVLPVLSASLSLWVINIALPSASGLLFVLRLKVFRKKKSKAEKAAVNS